In Candidatus Nealsonbacteria bacterium DGGOD1a, one DNA window encodes the following:
- a CDS encoding type IV secretion system DNA-binding domain-containing protein has protein sequence MAQKEKIIYIGEVSWRNQRTKFGIKTDDRRRHMYLVGKTGMGKSNLLENMAIQDIQAGNGIAFIDPHGEAAEKLLDYIPSHRVNDVIYFNPGDVAFPTAFNVMEITNPEHRNLIAAGLMAVFKKIWPDVWSARMEYILNNTILALLEYPNSTLLGINRMFSDAEFRAKVVEKVTDPIIRAFWVNEYAKYNQKYEQESTAAIQNKIGQFIANPLMRNIIGQVKSSIDIRKIMDEKKILIVNISKGMVGEDASRLFGAMVITKLQLAAMSRQNIPEEQRTDFYCYVDEFQNFATDSFVNILSEARKYRLSLILANQYLGQLEEMGANGKSSRVKDAVFGNVGTIITFRVGAEDAEFLEPEFTPEITIEDFVNLGKYHIYLKLMIDGITSAPFSAITLPPMEKGAVSEKEKIIRASRERYSVAREVIEEKIAKWSGEMNEAAAKTPGMPADGQSQTKMHEITCSMCGKKTKVIFEPEPGRKVYCKPCLKKLQNDNARGNGDVAAKTDNYAQKTGDNGDDRRQQKSAPEISASAPISAPPRISLSDLARANPVRFAGQKNDSPGYRPKKEVRMDELKKALNEALGGAADNEKSEK, from the coding sequence ATGGCTCAAAAAGAAAAGATAATTTATATTGGCGAAGTTTCCTGGCGCAACCAGAGAACCAAATTCGGCATTAAAACCGACGATCGCCGCCGGCATATGTATTTGGTGGGGAAGACCGGTATGGGTAAATCCAACCTTCTTGAGAATATGGCCATTCAGGATATTCAGGCCGGCAACGGCATCGCGTTTATCGATCCGCACGGCGAAGCCGCGGAAAAACTTTTGGATTATATTCCTTCCCACCGGGTCAACGATGTGATTTATTTCAATCCGGGAGATGTGGCTTTTCCCACGGCATTCAATGTGATGGAAATCACCAATCCCGAGCATCGAAACTTGATCGCCGCGGGGTTGATGGCGGTGTTTAAAAAGATATGGCCCGATGTATGGTCGGCGCGGATGGAATATATCTTAAACAACACGATTCTCGCGCTTTTGGAATATCCGAATTCAACTTTGCTGGGAATCAACCGCATGTTTTCCGATGCGGAATTCCGCGCCAAGGTGGTGGAAAAAGTTACCGATCCGATCATCAGGGCGTTCTGGGTGAATGAATACGCCAAGTACAACCAGAAATACGAACAGGAATCAACCGCGGCCATTCAGAATAAGATCGGCCAGTTTATCGCCAATCCGTTGATGCGCAATATCATCGGCCAGGTAAAATCTTCCATCGACATACGCAAGATAATGGATGAAAAAAAGATACTGATAGTGAATATCTCCAAAGGAATGGTGGGCGAGGACGCGTCGCGGCTTTTCGGCGCGATGGTGATCACCAAGCTCCAGCTGGCGGCGATGTCGCGCCAGAACATTCCCGAGGAGCAAAGAACCGATTTCTATTGCTATGTCGACGAGTTCCAGAATTTCGCCACGGATTCGTTTGTCAATATTCTTTCGGAAGCGCGCAAATACCGCCTGTCGCTGATCCTGGCCAACCAGTATCTGGGCCAGCTGGAAGAAATGGGCGCCAACGGCAAAAGTTCGCGGGTCAAGGACGCGGTTTTCGGCAATGTGGGCACGATCATTACATTCCGGGTGGGCGCCGAGGACGCGGAGTTTCTGGAGCCGGAATTCACGCCCGAGATCACCATCGAAGATTTCGTGAATCTCGGCAAATATCATATTTATTTGAAATTGATGATCGACGGCATTACCAGCGCGCCGTTTTCGGCGATCACTTTGCCGCCGATGGAGAAAGGCGCGGTTTCGGAAAAAGAAAAAATCATCCGCGCTTCCCGCGAACGCTACAGCGTGGCGCGCGAAGTGATCGAAGAGAAGATCGCCAAATGGAGCGGTGAAATGAACGAAGCGGCGGCCAAGACTCCGGGAATGCCCGCGGACGGACAAAGCCAAACCAAGATGCACGAGATAACCTGTTCAATGTGCGGCAAAAAAACCAAAGTGATATTCGAGCCCGAACCGGGCCGGAAGGTTTATTGCAAGCCATGTTTGAAAAAACTGCAGAACGACAATGCCCGCGGCAACGGCGATGTTGCCGCCAAAACCGATAATTACGCGCAAAAAACCGGGGACAACGGCGATGATCGACGGCAACAGAAGAGCGCGCCGGAAATATCCGCGTCCGCGCCGATATCCGCGCCGCCAAGAATATCGTTGTCGGATTTGGCGCGCGCGAATCCGGTGCGTTTCGCCGGCCAAAAAAATGACTCGCCCGGCTATCGGCCGAAAAAAGAGGTGCGGATGGATGAGCTTAAAAAGGCGCTCAACGAAGCTCTGGGCGGTGCGGCGGATAACGAAAAATCCGAAAAATAA
- the secF gene encoding protein translocase subunit SecF, translating into MIPFIKYKNIFLVLTLVLVAGSIAAIGFYGLKPGIEFTGGSVLEIDYKDARPDTGAIREKIAEFKVEAIYATGDKGIMVRTENLDATAHGRLLEKLKETGSFEEKSFESIGPVVGKELTSKMTALVLISLLAMLVYIAVAFRNVPGPVSSWQYGTASFLILCHDVLVPLGVFALLGAFYGVQITIPIITALLTVVGYAINNVIVVYDRVRENLLRDRKVAFAEILDRAINQTLSRQINTSVATLLPVFALYFWAGTSLRYFALALILGIVTGTYSSVFLAGQILAVWMEKSKNKSKK; encoded by the coding sequence ATGATTCCATTCATCAAATACAAAAATATATTTCTGGTTCTGACATTGGTTTTGGTGGCCGGATCGATCGCGGCGATCGGTTTTTACGGCTTGAAGCCCGGCATTGAATTTACCGGCGGCAGTGTTTTGGAAATTGACTATAAAGATGCGCGTCCCGATACGGGCGCGATCAGGGAAAAGATCGCGGAGTTCAAAGTGGAAGCGATTTACGCGACCGGGGACAAAGGCATAATGGTCCGCACGGAAAACCTTGACGCTACGGCGCATGGCCGGCTGTTGGAGAAATTAAAAGAGACCGGATCGTTTGAAGAAAAAAGTTTTGAATCGATCGGGCCGGTGGTGGGCAAGGAATTGACCTCAAAAATGACGGCGCTGGTGTTGATATCTTTGTTGGCGATGCTGGTTTATATCGCGGTGGCTTTTCGCAATGTTCCCGGGCCGGTCAGTTCATGGCAATACGGCACGGCATCGTTTTTGATTTTGTGCCACGATGTGCTGGTGCCGCTGGGCGTGTTCGCTTTGCTGGGCGCGTTCTACGGCGTGCAGATTACCATTCCGATCATCACCGCGCTTTTGACCGTGGTGGGTTACGCGATAAACAATGTGATCGTGGTTTATGATCGCGTTCGCGAAAATCTTTTGCGCGATCGCAAAGTTGCTTTCGCCGAGATATTGGATCGCGCCATCAACCAGACTTTGAGCCGGCAGATCAATACATCGGTGGCCACGCTTCTGCCGGTTTTCGCGCTTTATTTCTGGGCCGGAACCAGTCTTAGGTATTTTGCTTTGGCGTTGATTTTGGGAATCGTTACCGGCACTTATTCCTCGGTGTTTCTGGCCGGCCAGATTTTGGCGGTTTGGATGGAAAAAAGCAAAAATAAATCCAAAAAATAG
- the secD gene encoding protein translocase subunit SecD — protein sequence MKKNYWWSLLFIAVLALVSALFCFPGFANRQIDAINSKIPFKIPHVADKPFNLGLDVKGGVHLEYQADLSQVAEKDRATVMEGVKDLIERRINSYGVAEPQIQVSGQDRLIVELPGIESIDQAIEWIGATPWLNFLEQRPQEETDKIVAKIKELEGKTPEEMVKVADYQIAFQNPYFKETEMTGKYLQKAALDFDPNTGAPVVEMQFDGEGAKIFEQMTERNVGKPMAIFLDGKSIIDTTGDDKIDEADLYAPNVIQKISGGKAQITGIASVQEAKILIKRLNEGALPVPLGQPITQQKIGPTLGAVSLDRAINAGLLGFLLVVIFMVFYYRLPGLLASLALTLYAVVLLAAFKLMGVTMSLAGIGGFILSVGMAVDANVLIFSRMKEELKGGKSLALSIEEGFNRAWPAIRDGNFTTIVVALILFFLGTSFVKGFAATLIWGILLSMYSAIVVTRTFLRVMAATKLGKFNWLWKPLA from the coding sequence ATGAAGAAAAATTATTGGTGGTCGCTTTTGTTTATCGCAGTTTTGGCGTTGGTGTCCGCGTTGTTTTGCTTTCCGGGGTTTGCCAACCGGCAGATTGACGCGATAAATTCAAAGATTCCTTTTAAAATTCCGCATGTTGCCGACAAGCCGTTTAATTTGGGATTGGATGTTAAAGGCGGAGTGCATTTGGAATATCAGGCCGATTTGAGCCAAGTGGCGGAAAAGGATCGCGCCACCGTGATGGAGGGTGTTAAAGATCTGATCGAACGGCGCATCAACAGCTATGGCGTGGCCGAGCCCCAAATTCAGGTTTCGGGACAAGACCGTTTGATCGTGGAATTGCCCGGCATTGAGAGCATCGACCAGGCAATCGAATGGATCGGCGCCACTCCTTGGCTGAATTTTTTGGAACAGCGGCCCCAGGAAGAAACCGATAAAATTGTTGCCAAGATCAAAGAATTGGAGGGCAAAACCCCCGAAGAAATGGTTAAGGTGGCCGATTACCAGATTGCTTTTCAGAATCCATATTTCAAAGAAACCGAAATGACCGGGAAATATCTGCAAAAAGCGGCTTTGGATTTTGATCCGAACACCGGCGCGCCGGTGGTGGAAATGCAGTTCGACGGCGAAGGCGCAAAAATTTTCGAACAGATGACCGAGCGCAATGTGGGCAAGCCGATGGCGATCTTTTTGGACGGCAAATCGATTATTGACACCACCGGTGACGATAAGATTGACGAAGCGGATCTTTACGCGCCCAATGTTATACAAAAGATTTCCGGCGGCAAAGCCCAAATCACCGGGATTGCCAGCGTGCAAGAGGCAAAAATTTTGATCAAGCGCTTGAACGAAGGCGCCTTGCCGGTTCCGCTGGGACAACCTATCACCCAGCAAAAGATCGGGCCGACTTTGGGCGCGGTTTCGCTTGACCGGGCGATCAATGCCGGTCTTTTGGGATTTTTATTGGTGGTGATTTTTATGGTGTTCTATTACCGCCTGCCCGGATTGCTGGCATCGCTGGCATTGACGCTTTACGCGGTTGTTTTACTGGCGGCATTCAAATTGATGGGCGTGACAATGAGCTTGGCCGGCATTGGCGGGTTTATCTTGTCGGTGGGTATGGCCGTGGATGCCAATGTACTGATTTTTTCCCGAATGAAAGAAGAGCTCAAAGGCGGCAAGAGTCTGGCTTTGAGCATCGAAGAAGGTTTCAACCGCGCTTGGCCGGCGATCCGCGATGGTAATTTCACCACGATCGTGGTGGCGTTGATATTATTTTTTCTGGGGACGAGTTTTGTGAAAGGCTTTGCCGCCACGCTTATCTGGGGCATATTGCTTTCGATGTATTCGGCCATTGTGGTTACGCGGACCTTTCTGCGGGTAATGGCGGCAACCAAATTGGGCAAGTTCAATTGGTTGTGGAAACCCTTGGCATAA
- a CDS encoding inorganic pyrophosphatase, whose amino-acid sequence MEIAKGFLGREVEIVVDRPMGSVHPEFGFVYEVNYGYIPGVIAPDGENLDAYFLGADEPLAKAKGKAVAIIHRLDDDDDKLVVAAAGYDPGDDEIRRAIDFQEKRFNCEILRG is encoded by the coding sequence TTGGAAATTGCGAAAGGATTTTTGGGCAGGGAAGTGGAAATTGTCGTTGACCGGCCGATGGGGAGCGTCCATCCCGAATTTGGTTTTGTTTATGAAGTTAATTACGGTTATATTCCGGGCGTGATCGCGCCGGACGGCGAGAATTTGGACGCGTATTTCTTGGGAGCGGATGAACCGCTGGCAAAAGCGAAGGGGAAAGCGGTTGCGATCATTCATCGTTTGGACGATGATGATGACAAATTGGTGGTCGCCGCGGCTGGTTATGATCCCGGCGACGATGAAATCCGGCGCGCAATCGATTTTCAAGAAAAGCGTTTTAACTGCGAAATTTTGCGGGGTTGA
- a CDS encoding DUF5674 family protein — protein MEIRIIKSPITRFELKKIAQEGFGDMVKAAVDVEKGIMALGGDLHMDELELLIERECSNHQHVWGINLYPEKEGVEFIEFDSMVNLKPAFGNRSRAVDNLETQKQITEIINKLIK, from the coding sequence ATGGAAATAAGAATCATCAAAAGCCCGATAACCAGATTCGAACTTAAAAAGATCGCCCAAGAGGGTTTTGGCGATATGGTTAAGGCCGCGGTGGATGTTGAAAAAGGAATAATGGCTCTCGGTGGGGATTTGCACATGGATGAGCTTGAGTTACTGATTGAAAGAGAATGCTCCAATCATCAGCATGTCTGGGGTATCAATTTGTATCCGGAAAAAGAGGGAGTTGAATTTATAGAATTCGATTCGATGGTAAATTTAAAACCAGCCTTTGGGAACCGTAGCCGCGCGGTTGATAATTTGGAAACGCAGAAGCAGATAACAGAAATCATCAATAAACTAATAAAGTGA
- a CDS encoding NUDIX domain-containing protein, with protein MEQENKPKVGIGIMIFKEGKVLLGKRKGSHGQGEYAFPGGHLEYMESFKDCVRREISEECGIKIKNIRFQFLANIIKYAPKHYVHIGLLADWESGEPKVLEPERSESWGWYEIENLPQPVFETCKLAMESYRTGKNFCDSDINGSK; from the coding sequence ATGGAACAAGAAAACAAACCTAAGGTTGGCATTGGTATAATGATCTTTAAAGAAGGGAAAGTGTTGCTTGGCAAAAGAAAAGGGTCCCATGGCCAAGGAGAATACGCTTTTCCCGGCGGCCACTTGGAATATATGGAATCGTTCAAGGATTGCGTCAGAAGGGAAATTAGCGAAGAATGCGGTATTAAAATTAAAAATATCCGATTCCAATTTTTGGCAAACATAATCAAATATGCGCCAAAGCATTATGTTCATATAGGATTATTGGCGGATTGGGAAAGCGGTGAGCCAAAAGTATTGGAACCGGAAAGATCGGAATCATGGGGCTGGTACGAAATCGAAAATTTGCCGCAACCGGTATTCGAAACATGCAAATTGGCGATGGAGAGCTACCGAACCGGGAAAAATTTTTGCGATAGCGATATTAATGGGTCAAAATAA
- a CDS encoding DUF86 domain-containing protein, producing MKKRSQKAFIGDILECIQKIELYVGDMSKGDFRNNGAVQDAAVRRIEIIGEAAKNIAADFKKDHKEIPWKDICGMRDVLTHDYFGLNFEKVWKTIKEDLPPLKKRIKSILEDMGG from the coding sequence ATGAAAAAAAGAAGCCAAAAAGCTTTTATTGGGGATATATTGGAATGTATCCAAAAGATCGAGCTTTATGTCGGCGATATGTCCAAAGGTGATTTTCGCAATAATGGCGCGGTGCAAGACGCGGCGGTCAGGAGGATTGAAATTATCGGCGAGGCGGCAAAAAATATTGCCGCTGATTTTAAAAAAGATCATAAAGAAATCCCATGGAAAGATATTTGTGGCATGAGAGATGTTTTAACACATGATTATTTCGGTTTGAATTTCGAAAAAGTTTGGAAAACCATAAAAGAAGATTTGCCGCCGTTGAAAAAACGAATCAAATCTATATTGGAAGATATGGGCGGTTGA
- a CDS encoding nucleotidyltransferase family protein: MNKKIIEKIKIILKARGVTKAAIFGSYARGEQKRNSDVDLLVELPEEMTLFGMGGLKVDLEEKIGKKVDLVEYHLLHPLLKDDILKEQIPIL, translated from the coding sequence ATGAACAAGAAAATAATTGAAAAGATAAAAATTATTTTAAAGGCAAGGGGTGTGACCAAGGCCGCGATTTTCGGTTCTTACGCCCGCGGCGAACAAAAAAGGAATAGCGATGTCGATTTATTGGTGGAATTGCCCGAGGAAATGACTTTATTTGGCATGGGCGGCTTAAAAGTTGATTTGGAGGAAAAAATCGGCAAAAAGGTTGATCTGGTGGAATATCATCTTTTGCATCCATTATTAAAAGACGACATACTAAAAGAGCAGATTCCGATTTTATGA
- the secA gene encoding preprotein translocase subunit SecA gives MSLLTKIFGDENKNYFKKLRPEVDAINGLEKNFRELSDERIKDKTAEFKDRLAKGAVLDDILPEAFALAREAARRNLGQRHFDVQLMGGIVLHQGKIAEMKTGEGKTLTATAPVYLNALSGEGVHLVTVNDYLARRDCVWMGQVYSALGLSTGCINHDQSFLYDPNYKKAQETEDTMRDNLGSFHISQDFLRPCSRREAYAADITYGTNNEFGFDYLRDNMAYRLEDKVQRGFNYAIVDEVDSILIDEARTPLIISAPDEESSKWYQDFARVIPQLKPEDDYKVDEKDRAATLTESGIAKVERIMGMENIYEEKGIKYLHHLEQALRAQALYKSDRDYVVKDGQVIIIDEFTGRLMPGRRWSGGLHQAIEAKEGVKVQAESLTLASITFQNLFKGYKKLAGMTGTALTSAEEFDKVYGLDSVPIPTNNKLARVDLPDRIYKTERGKFLALVAEIKERNKIGQPMLVGTRSVEKNEYLGKLLEREGIKHEILNAKNHEREGEIIAQAGRYGAVTIATNMAGRGVDIILGGNPSSAAEAQKVRDAGGLLIVGTERHEARRIDNQLRGRAGRQGDPGTTQFFISTEDDLVRIFAGEAMRKLMDMLKVPEDQPIESGMVSKRIEEAQTKIEGANFDIRKHLLDYDSVLNKHREVIYKKRDEILQKSDEEIHDYIMELVEKGQAGDQYAKREAENGKEAMIQAGRFIALKTIDFFWQEHLEMMDSVRDSVRLRAYGQQDPLVEYKSEANKQFRNLLDTVEANILQNLLNVTINKNAVAAASRPQPQNSSARYGKVDRNAPCPCGSGKKYKKCCGK, from the coding sequence ATGTCTTTACTCACCAAGATTTTCGGCGACGAAAACAAAAATTATTTCAAGAAACTGCGACCGGAGGTGGACGCGATTAACGGCTTGGAAAAAAATTTCCGGGAGTTGAGCGATGAGCGGATCAAAGACAAAACCGCGGAGTTCAAGGACCGTCTGGCCAAAGGCGCGGTTTTAGACGATATTCTGCCCGAGGCGTTTGCTTTGGCGCGGGAAGCGGCGCGCCGCAATTTGGGCCAGCGGCATTTTGATGTTCAGCTGATGGGCGGTATTGTTTTGCATCAGGGAAAAATCGCGGAAATGAAAACCGGCGAAGGCAAAACCTTGACCGCGACCGCGCCGGTGTATTTGAACGCGCTGTCGGGAGAGGGGGTGCATTTGGTTACGGTTAACGATTATCTGGCGCGGCGCGATTGCGTTTGGATGGGCCAAGTTTATTCCGCGTTGGGATTGTCCACGGGTTGCATCAATCACGATCAGTCGTTCTTATACGATCCGAATTATAAAAAAGCGCAGGAAACCGAGGATACGATGCGGGATAATTTGGGGTCATTTCATATTTCGCAGGATTTTTTGCGGCCTTGCTCGCGCCGGGAAGCTTACGCGGCCGATATCACTTACGGCACCAATAACGAATTCGGATTCGATTATCTGCGCGACAATATGGCTTATCGTTTGGAAGACAAAGTCCAGCGCGGTTTTAACTACGCCATCGTCGATGAAGTCGATTCGATTTTGATTGACGAGGCGCGCACGCCGCTGATTATTTCGGCCCCCGACGAGGAAAGTTCCAAATGGTATCAGGATTTCGCGCGCGTAATTCCGCAGTTGAAACCCGAAGACGATTACAAGGTGGACGAAAAAGACCGGGCCGCGACTTTGACCGAAAGCGGCATTGCCAAAGTGGAGCGGATTATGGGTATGGAAAACATATATGAAGAGAAGGGGATAAAATATCTTCATCATTTGGAACAGGCGTTGCGCGCCCAGGCGCTTTATAAATCGGATCGCGATTATGTGGTTAAGGACGGCCAAGTTATTATTATCGATGAGTTTACCGGCCGCTTGATGCCGGGCCGCCGCTGGTCGGGCGGTTTGCATCAGGCCATTGAGGCCAAAGAGGGCGTAAAGGTTCAGGCCGAGTCGCTCACGCTGGCGTCAATCACTTTCCAGAATCTTTTCAAAGGATACAAAAAGCTCGCGGGAATGACCGGTACGGCTCTAACTTCCGCCGAAGAATTCGATAAAGTTTACGGGCTTGATTCGGTGCCGATTCCGACCAACAATAAATTGGCGCGCGTTGATTTGCCCGACCGGATATATAAGACTGAGCGCGGCAAGTTTTTAGCGTTGGTGGCCGAGATAAAAGAACGCAATAAAATCGGCCAGCCGATGCTGGTGGGCACCCGGTCGGTGGAAAAAAACGAATATCTGGGAAAATTGTTGGAAAGGGAAGGAATAAAACACGAGATACTGAACGCCAAGAACCATGAACGCGAAGGCGAAATCATCGCCCAAGCGGGCCGCTATGGCGCGGTGACGATCGCCACGAATATGGCGGGCCGCGGCGTGGATATTATTTTGGGCGGCAACCCTTCGTCCGCGGCGGAAGCGCAAAAGGTGCGCGACGCGGGCGGATTGCTGATTGTCGGCACGGAAAGGCATGAAGCTCGGCGCATTGATAACCAGTTGCGCGGCCGCGCCGGCCGCCAAGGCGATCCGGGTACCACGCAATTTTTCATTTCCACCGAGGATGATTTGGTGCGTATTTTCGCGGGCGAGGCGATGAGAAAATTGATGGATATGTTAAAAGTTCCCGAGGACCAGCCGATCGAGTCGGGCATGGTTTCCAAAAGGATCGAAGAGGCGCAAACCAAGATTGAAGGCGCCAATTTTGACATTCGCAAGCACTTGCTGGATTATGACAGCGTCTTAAACAAGCATCGCGAGGTTATTTACAAAAAGCGCGATGAAATTCTGCAGAAAAGCGACGAAGAAATCCATGATTATATTATGGAGCTGGTCGAAAAGGGCCAAGCGGGCGATCAATACGCCAAACGGGAGGCGGAAAACGGCAAGGAAGCGATGATTCAAGCCGGCCGGTTCATCGCGCTCAAAACAATTGATTTTTTCTGGCAGGAACATTTGGAGATGATGGACAGCGTGCGCGATTCGGTGCGTTTGCGCGCTTATGGCCAGCAGGATCCGCTGGTGGAATATAAAAGCGAAGCCAACAAGCAATTTCGCAATCTCTTGGACACGGTTGAAGCCAACATTCTGCAAAATCTTTTGAATGTTACAATCAATAAAAACGCGGTCGCCGCGGCATCCCGGCCTCAACCGCAAAACTCTTCGGCTCGCTACGGCAAAGTTGACCGCAACGCTCCCTGTCCGTGCGGCAGTGGCAAAAAATACAAAAAGTGTTGCGGGAAGTGA
- the raiA gene encoding ribosome-associated translation inhibitor RaiA — protein sequence MNIIVKTKNIEMTPSLREFVEEKIGSLEKYFDLLQEVDDPSLVSKIEAVVEVGRTTLHHRKGDICRAEVLITFHRNKLRAAKSADDLEKAVVAVRDDLQRQITDFKEKMLDKARK from the coding sequence ATGAATATAATCGTTAAAACCAAGAATATCGAAATGACGCCGTCGTTGCGCGAGTTTGTCGAGGAAAAGATCGGGTCGCTGGAAAAATATTTCGACTTGCTGCAAGAAGTCGACGATCCGTCGCTGGTTTCCAAAATCGAGGCGGTTGTTGAAGTGGGCCGCACAACTTTGCACCATCGCAAGGGCGATATTTGCCGCGCCGAGGTTTTGATAACTTTTCATCGCAACAAATTGCGCGCGGCCAAAAGCGCCGACGATCTGGAAAAAGCCGTCGTGGCGGTGCGTGACGATTTGCAAAGGCAAATCACGGACTTCAAAGAAAAAATGCTTGACAAAGCGCGGAAATAA
- the murB gene encoding UDP-N-acetylmuramate dehydrogenase — translation MSTIKKNEPLDKYCTYRIGGPARVVFAAGDTDEIIAGVEAARENKFPFFVLGGGSNVLFSDEGYPGMVLKIENNSIEVKEEGARVLLAVGAGTPLAALARYALERSLTGMEWAVGIPGTAGGAIRGNAGAFHGEISECVRKVRVIEILPKGVKEKVFGKPECGFSYRESAFKHDKNLVIAAADISLAKGNREDIKSLMDEYLAKKSTTQPLEYPSAGSVFVNPPGFFAGKIIDDCGFKGKLIGGAQVSEKHSNFIVNRGGATAQNVKDIIAQIKSAAKEKFGVGMKEEIEIL, via the coding sequence ATGTCGACGATCAAAAAAAACGAGCCGTTGGATAAATACTGTACCTATCGCATCGGCGGACCGGCGCGAGTGGTGTTCGCGGCGGGCGATACGGACGAAATAATCGCCGGAGTGGAAGCGGCGCGGGAAAACAAATTCCCGTTCTTTGTTTTGGGCGGCGGCAGCAATGTTTTGTTTTCCGACGAAGGCTATCCGGGCATGGTATTAAAAATCGAAAATAATTCGATTGAAGTCAAAGAGGAGGGCGCGCGCGTTTTGCTTGCCGTCGGCGCCGGTACGCCGCTGGCCGCGCTCGCGCGTTACGCGCTGGAGCGTTCACTGACCGGAATGGAATGGGCGGTTGGCATACCGGGAACCGCGGGCGGGGCGATCCGGGGCAACGCGGGCGCGTTTCATGGCGAGATTTCCGAATGCGTCCGCAAGGTGAGGGTGATCGAAATTTTGCCGAAAGGCGTCAAAGAAAAAGTTTTTGGGAAGCCGGAGTGCGGTTTTTCTTACCGTGAAAGCGCATTTAAACACGACAAAAATTTGGTGATCGCGGCGGCGGATATTTCGCTGGCAAAAGGCAATCGAGAAGATATCAAATCGTTAATGGATGAATATCTTGCCAAAAAATCGACCACTCAACCGCTGGAATATCCTTCGGCCGGTTCGGTGTTTGTCAACCCGCCGGGATTTTTTGCCGGAAAAATAATCGATGACTGCGGATTCAAGGGCAAATTGATCGGCGGCGCGCAAGTTTCGGAGAAACATTCCAATTTTATCGTGAATCGCGGCGGCGCGACCGCGCAAAATGTCAAAGATATCATCGCGCAAATAAAATCCGCGGCCAAAGAAAAATTCGGCGTGGGAATGAAAGAAGAGATTGAAATCCTATAA